One window from the genome of Micromonospora aurantiaca ATCC 27029 encodes:
- a CDS encoding nucleotidyltransferase family protein encodes MFVTGLVLAAGASVRLGEAKQLLPYRGRTLLDATLDLARSCAFDQVLVTLGGAADLVRERVDLTGVQVVENAEFSTGCGSSVRAASQAVDPRADGLVLLLGDQPGVRAADVRRVAAATTPLAVCRYADGLGHPFWFARDVLPELRVLHGDKAVWKLLHSGRHPVTEIPVDGPVPIDVDTRADYRRLLSGEAR; translated from the coding sequence GTGTTCGTCACCGGCCTGGTTCTGGCGGCCGGGGCCTCGGTGCGCCTCGGCGAGGCCAAACAACTGCTGCCGTACCGCGGGCGGACGCTGCTCGACGCCACCCTCGACCTGGCCCGCTCGTGTGCCTTCGACCAGGTGCTGGTGACCCTCGGCGGCGCCGCCGACCTGGTCCGCGAGCGGGTGGACCTGACCGGGGTCCAGGTCGTCGAGAACGCCGAGTTCAGCACGGGCTGTGGATCGTCGGTCCGCGCCGCGTCGCAGGCGGTGGACCCGCGCGCCGACGGGCTCGTGCTCCTGCTCGGCGACCAGCCCGGCGTACGGGCCGCCGACGTACGCCGGGTCGCGGCGGCGACCACCCCGCTCGCGGTGTGCCGGTACGCCGACGGCCTGGGGCACCCGTTCTGGTTCGCCCGTGACGTCCTGCCGGAGCTGCGTGTCCTGCACGGTGACAAGGCGGTGTGGAAGCTGCTGCACTCCGGCCGGCACCCGGTCACGGAGATACCGGTGGACGGGCCGGTGCCGATCGACGTGGACACCCGCGCGGACTACCGGCGGTTGCTCTCGGGCGAGGCGCGGTGA
- a CDS encoding XdhC family protein, producing the protein MTTIARRARDLTVSRAPFVHATVVRAQDPTSARPGDDAVILPDGTIDGFVGGMCAESSVRAAALDALRDGKALLLRVLPDGAPAFPDTPGARVVVNPCHSGGALEIFLRPVLPVPVLGLVGDTPISAAVATLAAFLDFEVATSGDHSGATAVVVAGLGKGEQDAVRAALDAGVGHVALVASRTRGAAVLDELALSDAERARVRTPAGLEIGARSPQEIALSIMAEVVRALRVDGLASSPAPPAALPQQAVDPVCGMTVLVGPDTPHVRIGGTDHWFCCPGCRDRHVAA; encoded by the coding sequence ATGACGACTATCGCCCGCCGTGCGCGTGATCTGACCGTCTCGCGCGCGCCGTTCGTGCACGCCACAGTGGTCCGGGCGCAGGACCCGACGTCGGCCCGGCCCGGCGACGACGCGGTGATCCTGCCGGACGGCACCATCGACGGTTTCGTCGGCGGGATGTGCGCCGAGAGTTCGGTGCGGGCGGCCGCCCTGGACGCCCTCCGGGACGGCAAGGCGCTGCTGCTGCGGGTCCTGCCGGACGGCGCGCCCGCCTTCCCCGACACGCCGGGAGCGCGGGTCGTGGTCAACCCGTGCCACTCGGGCGGGGCGCTCGAGATCTTCCTGCGCCCGGTGCTGCCCGTACCCGTGCTGGGTCTGGTGGGCGACACGCCGATCAGCGCGGCGGTGGCCACCCTGGCGGCCTTCCTCGACTTCGAGGTGGCCACGTCCGGTGACCACTCGGGCGCGACGGCGGTCGTGGTGGCCGGCCTGGGCAAGGGCGAACAGGACGCCGTCCGCGCCGCGCTGGACGCCGGAGTGGGGCACGTCGCGCTGGTCGCCAGCCGGACCCGCGGCGCGGCGGTGCTCGACGAACTGGCGCTGTCCGACGCGGAGCGCGCCCGGGTCCGGACCCCGGCCGGACTGGAGATCGGGGCGCGCTCACCGCAGGAGATCGCGCTGTCGATCATGGCCGAGGTGGTGCGGGCACTCCGGGTGGACGGCCTCGCCTCCTCCCCCGCACCACCCGCGGCGCTCCCCCAGCAGGCAGTCGACCCGGTGTGCGGGATGACAGTCCTGGTCGGGCCGGACACCCCGCACGTGCGGATCGGCGGCACCGACCACTGGTTCTGCTGCCCCGGCTGCCGCGACCGGCACGTGGCGGCGTAG
- a CDS encoding aerobic carbon-monoxide dehydrogenase large subunit — protein MTTVHERVDTFHDNDQKPVGYGRMLRKEDPRFVRGRGRFVDDVRLPGMLHLAILRSPVAHARILSIDTSAAEASPGVKAVVTGAMLAEQGLAWMPTLSNDVQAVLATDKVRFQGQEVAFVVAEDKYAARDALELIDVEYDVLDPVVDARRALEPGAPVIRDDLDGKTDNHCFDWETGDEAATAAVFARADVVVSQDLVYPRVHPAPMETCGAIADFDAVDGKLRLWSTTQAPHAHRTLYALVAGIPEHKIQVISPDIGGGFGNKVPIYPGYVCAIVASIVTGKPVKWMEDRFENLISTGFARDYIMRGEIAATRDGRILAIRTNVLADHGAFNGTAAPVKYPAGFFGVFTGSYDIEAAYCKMTAVFTNKAPGGVAYACSFRITEAVYLVERIVDCLADELGMDPAELRLKNFIRPEQFPYTTKTGWVYDSGDYEPTMRLAMEMAGYADLRREQQEKRARGELMGIGVAFFTEAVGAGPRKNMDILGLGMADGCELRVHPTGKAVVRLSVQSQGQGHETTFAQIVAEEIGIPPDDIDVVHGDTDNTPFGLGTYGSRSTPVSGAAAALVARKVRDKARIIASGMLEVSVADLEWDKGSFRVKGDPGRSVTIQDIAMRAHGAGDLPEGVEGGLEAQICYNPSNLTYPHGAYICVVDIDPGTAQVKVRRFIAVDDCGTRINPMIIEGQVHGGLADGVGMALMEMIAFDEDGNCLGASLMDYLIPTALEVPDWETGFTVTPSPHHPIGAKGVGESATVGSPPAIVNAVVDALEPFGVRHADMPLTPSRVWDAMRGNARPPI, from the coding sequence ATGACGACTGTGCACGAGCGCGTGGACACCTTCCACGACAACGACCAGAAGCCGGTGGGCTACGGCCGCATGCTGCGGAAGGAGGATCCGCGGTTCGTACGCGGCCGGGGCCGGTTCGTCGACGACGTCCGGCTGCCCGGCATGCTGCATTTGGCCATCCTCCGCTCGCCGGTGGCCCACGCGCGGATCCTGAGCATCGACACGAGCGCCGCCGAGGCCTCACCCGGCGTCAAGGCTGTCGTGACCGGGGCGATGCTGGCCGAGCAGGGTCTGGCCTGGATGCCGACGCTCTCCAACGACGTGCAGGCCGTGCTAGCCACCGACAAGGTGCGCTTCCAGGGCCAGGAGGTGGCGTTCGTCGTCGCCGAGGACAAGTACGCGGCGCGGGACGCGCTGGAGCTGATCGACGTCGAGTACGACGTCCTCGATCCGGTCGTCGACGCCCGCCGCGCGCTCGAACCGGGCGCCCCGGTGATCCGCGACGATCTCGACGGCAAGACCGACAACCACTGCTTCGACTGGGAGACCGGTGACGAGGCGGCCACCGCGGCCGTGTTCGCCCGCGCGGACGTCGTGGTGAGCCAGGACCTGGTCTATCCGCGGGTGCACCCCGCGCCGATGGAGACCTGTGGGGCGATCGCCGACTTCGACGCCGTCGACGGCAAGCTGCGCCTCTGGTCCACCACGCAGGCGCCGCACGCGCATCGCACCCTCTACGCCCTGGTGGCGGGCATCCCCGAGCACAAGATCCAGGTGATCTCGCCGGACATCGGCGGTGGCTTCGGCAACAAGGTGCCGATCTATCCGGGGTACGTCTGCGCGATCGTCGCGTCGATCGTCACCGGGAAGCCGGTGAAGTGGATGGAGGACCGCTTCGAGAACCTGATCAGCACCGGCTTCGCCCGCGACTACATCATGCGTGGTGAGATCGCGGCGACCCGTGACGGCCGGATCCTGGCCATCCGCACCAACGTCCTCGCCGACCACGGCGCCTTCAACGGCACCGCCGCGCCGGTGAAGTACCCGGCCGGCTTCTTCGGGGTCTTCACCGGCAGCTACGACATCGAGGCCGCGTACTGCAAGATGACGGCGGTCTTCACGAACAAGGCGCCGGGCGGTGTGGCGTACGCCTGTTCGTTCCGCATCACCGAGGCCGTCTACCTCGTCGAGCGGATCGTCGACTGCCTCGCCGACGAACTGGGCATGGACCCGGCCGAGTTGCGGCTGAAGAACTTCATCCGCCCGGAGCAGTTCCCGTACACGACGAAGACCGGCTGGGTGTACGACTCCGGCGACTACGAGCCGACCATGCGGCTGGCGATGGAGATGGCCGGCTACGCCGACCTGCGGCGCGAGCAGCAGGAGAAGCGGGCCCGGGGCGAGTTGATGGGCATCGGCGTCGCGTTCTTCACCGAGGCCGTCGGCGCCGGCCCGCGCAAGAACATGGACATCCTCGGCCTGGGCATGGCCGACGGCTGTGAGCTGCGCGTACACCCGACCGGCAAGGCAGTGGTGCGGCTCAGCGTGCAGTCCCAGGGCCAGGGACACGAGACGACGTTCGCGCAGATCGTCGCCGAGGAGATCGGCATCCCGCCGGACGACATCGACGTGGTGCACGGCGACACCGACAACACGCCGTTCGGTCTCGGCACGTACGGCAGCCGGTCCACACCCGTCTCCGGTGCCGCGGCGGCCCTGGTCGCCCGCAAGGTCCGCGACAAGGCCCGGATCATCGCCTCCGGCATGCTGGAGGTCTCGGTCGCCGATCTGGAATGGGACAAGGGTTCCTTCCGGGTCAAGGGCGACCCGGGCAGGAGCGTGACCATCCAGGACATCGCGATGCGCGCGCACGGCGCCGGCGACCTGCCCGAGGGCGTCGAGGGCGGGTTGGAGGCGCAGATCTGCTACAACCCGTCGAACCTGACGTATCCGCACGGGGCGTACATCTGCGTGGTGGACATCGACCCCGGCACCGCGCAGGTCAAGGTGCGGCGGTTCATCGCCGTCGACGACTGCGGCACCCGGATCAACCCGATGATCATCGAGGGGCAGGTGCACGGCGGTCTGGCCGACGGAGTCGGCATGGCCCTGATGGAGATGATCGCGTTCGACGAGGACGGCAACTGCCTCGGCGCGTCGCTCATGGACTACCTGATCCCCACCGCGCTCGAAGTGCCCGACTGGGAGACCGGCTTCACCGTCACCCCGTCCCCGCACCACCCGATCGGCGCGAAGGGCGTGGGCGAGTCGGCCACCGTCGGCTCCCCGCCGGCGATCGTCAACGCGGTCGTCGACGCCCTCGAACCCTTCGGCGTACGGCATGCCGACATGCCGTTGACGCCGTCGCGCGTCTGGGACGCGATGCGCGGCAACGCCCGCCCGCCGATCTAG
- a CDS encoding (2Fe-2S)-binding protein — translation MQVTMTVNDVEVTREIEGRLLLVHFLRDVLGLTGTHAGCDTSNCGTCVVWLDGEPVKSCTVLAAMAGGHQVRTVEGLAKGAELDPVQQGFIQCHGLQCGFCTPGMMMTARALLNRNPDPTEAEIREAISGQICRCTGYATIVRSVRWAAVHEANAAAAVTETTESREAGEIDNAGRPAGSVV, via the coding sequence ATGCAGGTCACCATGACCGTCAACGACGTCGAGGTCACCCGGGAGATCGAGGGCCGCCTGCTGCTTGTGCACTTCCTGCGCGACGTGCTGGGCCTGACCGGCACACACGCGGGGTGCGACACCAGCAACTGCGGCACCTGCGTCGTCTGGCTCGACGGCGAACCGGTGAAGTCGTGCACCGTGCTGGCCGCGATGGCCGGCGGACACCAGGTGCGTACCGTTGAGGGCCTGGCGAAGGGCGCGGAGCTCGACCCGGTCCAGCAGGGCTTCATCCAGTGCCACGGCCTGCAGTGCGGCTTCTGCACGCCCGGCATGATGATGACGGCTCGCGCGCTGCTGAACCGCAACCCGGACCCGACCGAGGCGGAGATCCGCGAAGCGATCTCCGGTCAGATCTGCCGCTGCACGGGCTACGCCACCATCGTGCGCTCGGTGCGCTGGGCCGCCGTGCACGAGGCGAACGCGGCCGCCGCGGTCACCGAGACCACCGAATCACGCGAAGCCGGCGAGATCGACAACGCCGGCCGGCCCGCCGGGAGCGTCGTATGA
- a CDS encoding FAD binding domain-containing protein has product MQVPAPFEYERATSVDHAISLMERLGSTSRLIAGGHSLLPMMKLRLASFDYLIDINDLHDELGYIEAGPDELRIGALTRHRELLESATLTAAFPIFADAERVIADPVVRNRGTLGGSLCQADPSEDLSAVCTALDASCVIRGPGGAERVVSMEEFHVGPYETAVGDGEILVEIRLPVRPGCGSAYEKVERRAGDWAVVSAGAAVWLDGDVISDARVGLAAVGPNTTGIPEISAALRGQEPGEGLFAQAGAIAARSCDPATDQRGSADYKRHLADELTRRTLRRAVERARS; this is encoded by the coding sequence ATGCAGGTGCCGGCCCCGTTCGAGTACGAACGAGCAACCAGTGTGGACCATGCCATCAGCCTGATGGAACGGCTGGGCAGCACGTCCCGGCTGATCGCCGGCGGGCACAGCCTGCTGCCGATGATGAAGCTGCGGCTGGCCAGTTTCGACTATCTCATCGACATCAACGATCTCCACGACGAGCTCGGCTACATCGAGGCGGGCCCGGACGAGCTACGCATCGGTGCGCTGACCCGGCATCGGGAACTGCTCGAGTCCGCCACCCTGACGGCGGCCTTCCCGATCTTCGCCGACGCCGAACGGGTGATCGCCGATCCGGTGGTGCGCAACCGGGGCACACTGGGCGGCTCCCTGTGCCAGGCGGACCCGTCGGAAGACCTGTCCGCGGTCTGCACCGCCCTGGACGCGAGCTGCGTGATCCGCGGGCCGGGCGGCGCCGAGCGGGTGGTGTCCATGGAGGAGTTCCACGTCGGGCCGTACGAGACGGCCGTCGGCGACGGGGAGATCCTGGTCGAGATCCGGCTGCCGGTGCGGCCCGGCTGCGGCAGCGCCTACGAGAAGGTGGAGCGCCGGGCCGGCGACTGGGCGGTGGTCTCGGCGGGTGCCGCGGTCTGGCTCGACGGCGACGTGATCTCCGACGCCCGGGTCGGGCTGGCCGCTGTGGGTCCGAACACCACCGGCATCCCGGAGATCTCCGCGGCGCTGCGCGGGCAGGAGCCCGGCGAGGGCCTCTTCGCGCAGGCCGGCGCGATCGCCGCGCGCAGCTGCGATCCGGCCACCGACCAGCGGGGCAGCGCGGACTACAAGCGGCACCTGGCCGACGAGCTGACCAGACGGACCCTGCGCCGGGCCGTGGAACGGGCGAGGAGCTGA
- a CDS encoding XdhC family protein encodes MRDIVDGLTAWRAAGVRFAVATVVRTWKSAPRPPGAAMAVCADGEVVGSISGGCVEGAVYELCQEAIRTGQACTETYGVGDDDAFEVGLTCGGTIEVLVQPDVVLTEPDAVLAAIRAGAPVATASAGTAQMVVWPDRVAGTLGDADLDRAVARQAEGMLALGTTGTVRLGTRGQQRHDEVSVFVQSYLPPPRMIVFGAIDFAVAVARIGRFLGYHVTVCDARPVFATRKRFPDADDLVVQWPHTYLESTAVDERTVLCVLTHDPKFDVPLLEVALRTPARYIGAMGSRRTHADRLRRLRETGVDEAALARLSSPIGLDLGARTPEETAVAIAAEFVALAAGGSGRRLTDLDTPIHHR; translated from the coding sequence ATGCGAGACATCGTCGACGGCTTGACCGCGTGGCGTGCCGCCGGCGTCCGGTTCGCCGTCGCGACAGTCGTGCGGACCTGGAAGTCGGCGCCCAGACCGCCGGGCGCGGCCATGGCGGTCTGCGCCGACGGTGAGGTCGTCGGCAGCATCTCGGGAGGTTGCGTCGAGGGCGCGGTGTACGAGCTCTGCCAGGAGGCCATACGCACCGGCCAGGCATGCACCGAGACGTACGGTGTCGGCGACGACGACGCCTTCGAGGTGGGGCTGACCTGCGGCGGCACCATCGAGGTCCTGGTCCAGCCGGACGTCGTCCTGACCGAGCCGGACGCGGTGCTCGCCGCGATCCGCGCGGGTGCGCCGGTGGCGACGGCGTCGGCCGGGACGGCCCAGATGGTGGTCTGGCCCGACCGGGTGGCCGGCACCCTCGGCGACGCCGACCTGGACCGTGCGGTGGCGCGGCAGGCCGAGGGCATGCTCGCCCTCGGCACCACCGGAACCGTTCGACTCGGTACGCGCGGGCAGCAGCGGCACGACGAGGTGTCCGTCTTCGTCCAGTCGTACCTGCCGCCACCACGGATGATCGTCTTCGGCGCGATCGACTTCGCCGTCGCGGTGGCCCGGATCGGCCGCTTCCTCGGCTATCACGTCACGGTGTGCGACGCCCGTCCGGTGTTCGCCACCCGCAAGCGGTTCCCCGATGCCGACGACCTCGTCGTCCAGTGGCCGCACACGTACCTGGAGTCGACAGCAGTCGACGAGCGGACGGTGCTCTGCGTCCTCACCCACGACCCGAAGTTCGACGTCCCGCTGCTCGAGGTCGCCCTGCGCACCCCGGCCCGCTACATCGGCGCGATGGGCAGCCGCCGCACCCACGCCGACCGGCTGCGCCGCCTGCGCGAGACGGGTGTGGACGAGGCCGCCCTCGCCCGGCTCTCCTCACCGATCGGACTCGACCTGGGGGCGCGGACGCCGGAGGAGACCGCCGTGGCGATCGCCGCCGAGTTCGTCGCCCTGGCCGCGGGAGGGTCCGGCCGGCGGCTGACGGACCTCGACACCCCGATCCACCACCGCTGA
- a CDS encoding FUSC family protein: MRTWVRDAVARLRGDGMTVVELTAAAVVAWIVAAVVIRHPDPFFAPTAALVVLGESRGRRLRQTVEILFAVAAAVLVAELLVYALGPGTETVLLVLLLTTTTLVVIGARRALVVQATVSAMYLVVVSAPNGTLMPFRFVDALIGGAVALAASQLMAARDPLAPLVAQARRSYTDLADLLDQVNAALRGCDEDAARAALDRARQVDDCVAEMQAAVLATGETLRLGLRRRHLGKLAEVEATLRQLDYAARNIRVLARAGVTLTRRHTATPPELAAAIGALTSAVRSAGEAMAHDLTGADADRHAQRADAAALEAVRIAAGLLRTDPPLPVTMIVGQIRATAIDLLRGVGHDDVAVLDRVDEALGLSRG; this comes from the coding sequence GTGCGGACCTGGGTACGCGACGCCGTCGCGCGGTTGCGCGGCGACGGGATGACAGTGGTCGAGCTGACCGCCGCCGCTGTGGTCGCGTGGATCGTGGCGGCGGTGGTGATCCGGCACCCGGACCCGTTCTTCGCGCCGACCGCCGCGCTCGTCGTGCTCGGCGAGTCCCGCGGGCGACGGCTGCGGCAGACCGTCGAGATCCTGTTCGCCGTGGCAGCAGCCGTGCTCGTCGCGGAGCTGCTGGTGTACGCGCTGGGCCCGGGCACCGAGACGGTCCTGCTGGTGCTGCTGCTGACCACCACGACGCTCGTGGTGATCGGGGCCCGCCGGGCCCTGGTCGTGCAGGCCACCGTCTCGGCCATGTACCTGGTCGTGGTCTCCGCGCCGAACGGGACGCTGATGCCGTTCCGCTTCGTCGACGCGCTCATCGGCGGCGCCGTGGCGCTTGCCGCCAGCCAGCTGATGGCCGCCCGTGACCCGCTGGCACCACTGGTGGCCCAGGCCCGGCGCAGCTACACCGACCTGGCCGACCTGCTCGACCAGGTCAACGCGGCGCTGCGGGGCTGCGACGAGGACGCCGCCCGCGCCGCGCTGGACCGGGCGCGGCAGGTGGACGACTGCGTCGCCGAGATGCAGGCCGCCGTGCTCGCCACCGGTGAGACGCTGCGGCTGGGACTGCGCCGCCGGCACCTGGGCAAGCTCGCCGAGGTGGAGGCCACGCTGCGGCAGCTCGACTACGCCGCCCGCAACATCCGGGTGCTGGCCCGGGCCGGTGTGACCCTGACCCGCCGGCACACCGCCACGCCGCCGGAGCTGGCCGCCGCGATCGGCGCGCTGACCTCCGCCGTACGGTCGGCTGGTGAGGCCATGGCCCACGACCTCACCGGCGCGGACGCCGACCGGCACGCGCAGCGGGCTGACGCGGCGGCGCTGGAGGCGGTCCGGATCGCCGCGGGCCTGCTGCGGACCGATCCGCCACTGCCGGTCACCATGATCGTCGGGCAGATCCGGGCGACAGCGATCGACTTGCTGCGCGGTGTCGGCCACGACGACGTGGCGGTGCTGGACCGGGTGGACGAGGCGCTCGGCCTGAGCCGGGGGTGA
- a CDS encoding ABC transporter ATP-binding protein: MPDHPGRTIEPAVRVEQLTRVYGTGRNQVTALAGVDVGFGRGTFTAVMGPSGSGKSTLLQIAAGLDRPTSGRVILGGTDLSGLSETRLTELRRTRIGFVFQAFNLIGALTVEENLVLPLRLAGVRPDRAWLAHVVERVGLADRLHHRPAALSGGQQQRVAIARALATRPEVIFSDEPTGALDSRTAAEVLTLLRAVVDEHGQTVVMVTHDPIAASYADRVLVLADGAMVADLPQLGAVRIAEHLASLDGRVLR, translated from the coding sequence ATGCCGGACCATCCGGGACGCACCATCGAACCGGCGGTACGTGTCGAACAACTCACCCGCGTGTACGGCACCGGCCGCAACCAGGTGACCGCGCTCGCGGGCGTCGATGTCGGCTTCGGCCGGGGGACCTTCACCGCGGTGATGGGCCCCTCGGGCTCCGGCAAGAGCACGCTGTTGCAGATCGCGGCCGGGCTCGACCGCCCCACGAGCGGTCGGGTGATCCTCGGCGGCACCGACCTGTCCGGGCTGTCCGAGACGCGCCTGACCGAGCTGCGTCGTACCCGGATCGGGTTCGTCTTCCAGGCGTTCAACCTGATCGGCGCGCTCACCGTCGAGGAGAACCTCGTGCTGCCCCTGCGTCTGGCCGGCGTCCGCCCGGACCGGGCCTGGCTGGCCCACGTGGTCGAGCGGGTCGGCCTCGCCGACCGGCTGCACCACCGGCCGGCGGCGCTGTCCGGCGGCCAGCAGCAGCGGGTGGCGATCGCCCGGGCGCTGGCCACCCGCCCCGAGGTGATCTTCTCGGACGAGCCCACCGGCGCCCTCGACTCGCGGACCGCGGCGGAGGTGCTGACGCTGTTGCGCGCGGTCGTGGACGAGCACGGGCAGACGGTGGTGATGGTGACGCACGACCCGATCGCCGCGTCGTACGCGGATCGGGTGCTCGTGCTGGCCGACGGTGCGATGGTCGCCGACCTCCCGCAGCTCGGAGCCGTCCGTATCGCCGAGCACCTGGCCTCGCTGGACGGGCGGGTCCTCCGATGA
- a CDS encoding ABC transporter permease codes for MTGLAARLLRHRTGPAAATLLALIAGVLILVAMGTLVESGLRFRPEPRLWASADVVVANRTISHTFREFDGDTTTSTVTLPEGGTVDADLVDRIRRVSGVTAVTGDHAVLIGSPAAVGHGWDTYAFTGRSLAAGAAPRNDDEVVADTRLGVTPGDRIALVVGGISRSYRVSGTAETGSAAVFFTDAQAARLSAHPGRVDAIGVRTAPGADLGAVREIASAAGATAYAGKDRGKAEQPENRAAQRLLVEAGSAFGGYVVLLIVFVVAGTIGLSVRHRRRDLALLRAVAATPGQVRRMLVAEATLLALAGSAIGGPAGLLAARWVHGELVGRGFVPAGFPMVGGLFAVPAAIGTAVLVAVVAALIAARRVTAIKPIEALGEIAVEPRRSGPVRLIAGVLTLMAAGSSGAFTLGAAGSAGALAGAVGMLYLFVIAVALLAPMINAYAARLLTPVLPRIWRAGGYLAAANLRANAQGMATVLTALVLSVGFGGSVWFLQNNLERQATTQSSAGTLAERVLVAPGGLPADAAGEIRELDGVQAATGVRRTQVVVRALGGIEPVGAQSVDPAGVMSTMDLAVRKGTLADLRAGTVALSTTQASSSGWDVGDKAELWLGDGTPVTLDVVAIYDRGLGFGDVTLAAGTVAGHTAGNTVDEVLVRGGPDAGTALAAWAAARPGAEVLNAATRTRLLGTDLALGAWLNRLLIGVMVGYAALAAATTMVMAALARRRELALLQLVGVTRRQIRGMVRAEQAGLLGTAVLIGATIAVLTLSAIVNGLTGSPIPYVPPLGWAAVLGGTALLASVSTVWPVRRLLSAPPIDNIGLKE; via the coding sequence ATGACCGGCCTCGCCGCCCGCCTGCTGCGGCACCGCACCGGCCCCGCCGCCGCGACCCTGCTGGCCCTGATCGCCGGCGTGCTGATCCTGGTGGCGATGGGCACGCTCGTCGAGTCAGGGCTGCGGTTCCGCCCGGAGCCACGGCTCTGGGCGAGCGCCGACGTGGTCGTCGCCAACCGCACGATCAGCCACACGTTCCGCGAGTTCGACGGTGACACCACCACGAGCACCGTGACGCTGCCCGAGGGCGGCACCGTGGACGCCGACCTCGTGGACCGGATCCGCCGGGTGTCGGGCGTCACGGCAGTCACCGGCGACCACGCGGTGCTGATCGGCTCACCCGCGGCCGTGGGACACGGCTGGGACACCTACGCCTTCACCGGCCGTTCCCTCGCCGCCGGTGCCGCGCCCCGCAACGACGACGAGGTGGTGGCCGACACCCGGCTCGGCGTGACGCCCGGCGACCGCATCGCGCTGGTCGTCGGCGGGATCAGCCGGTCGTACCGGGTGAGCGGAACCGCCGAGACCGGTTCGGCGGCGGTGTTCTTCACCGACGCGCAGGCCGCCCGCTTGTCCGCGCACCCGGGCCGGGTGGACGCGATCGGCGTACGGACGGCGCCCGGCGCCGACCTCGGCGCGGTGCGGGAGATCGCGTCGGCGGCCGGTGCCACGGCGTACGCCGGAAAGGACCGCGGGAAGGCCGAGCAGCCGGAGAACCGGGCCGCACAGAGGTTGCTGGTCGAGGCCGGGTCGGCCTTCGGGGGGTACGTCGTCCTGCTGATCGTGTTCGTGGTGGCCGGCACCATCGGGCTGTCCGTCCGGCACCGTCGGCGTGACCTGGCGTTGCTGCGCGCGGTCGCCGCCACGCCGGGGCAGGTGCGCCGCATGCTGGTCGCCGAGGCCACGCTGCTCGCCCTGGCCGGCTCCGCGATCGGCGGCCCGGCCGGCCTGCTGGCGGCCCGCTGGGTGCACGGCGAACTGGTCGGGCGGGGGTTCGTGCCGGCCGGCTTCCCGATGGTGGGCGGTCTGTTCGCGGTGCCCGCCGCCATCGGTACGGCGGTCCTCGTGGCGGTGGTCGCCGCGCTGATCGCCGCACGCCGGGTCACCGCCATCAAACCGATCGAGGCGCTCGGCGAGATCGCTGTCGAACCCCGGCGCAGCGGCCCGGTACGGCTGATCGCCGGCGTGCTGACGCTGATGGCGGCCGGCAGCTCCGGAGCGTTCACGCTCGGCGCCGCCGGGTCGGCCGGGGCGCTGGCCGGCGCGGTCGGCATGCTCTACCTGTTCGTCATCGCGGTGGCGCTGCTCGCACCGATGATCAACGCGTACGCGGCACGCCTGCTCACCCCGGTACTGCCGCGGATCTGGCGGGCCGGCGGCTACCTGGCCGCGGCCAACCTGCGGGCCAACGCGCAGGGCATGGCGACGGTCCTGACCGCCCTCGTGCTGTCCGTCGGGTTCGGCGGTTCGGTCTGGTTCCTGCAGAACAACCTGGAACGGCAGGCCACCACGCAGAGCAGCGCGGGAACACTCGCCGAGCGGGTGCTCGTCGCTCCGGGTGGACTGCCCGCGGACGCGGCGGGGGAGATCCGCGAGCTGGACGGGGTGCAGGCGGCCACCGGGGTACGCCGCACCCAGGTCGTGGTGCGGGCGCTCGGCGGCATCGAGCCGGTCGGCGCGCAGTCCGTCGACCCGGCGGGCGTCATGTCGACGATGGACCTCGCCGTGCGCAAGGGCACCCTGGCAGACCTGCGCGCCGGCACCGTCGCCCTGTCCACGACGCAGGCGTCCTCGTCCGGCTGGGACGTCGGCGACAAGGCGGAACTCTGGCTGGGCGACGGCACCCCTGTCACGTTGGACGTCGTCGCGATCTACGACCGTGGCCTCGGCTTCGGCGACGTCACCCTGGCTGCCGGGACGGTCGCCGGGCACACAGCGGGGAACACCGTCGACGAGGTCCTGGTCCGCGGCGGCCCGGACGCCGGCACCGCGTTGGCTGCGTGGGCGGCGGCGCGGCCCGGCGCCGAGGTTCTCAACGCCGCCACCCGTACGCGCCTGCTCGGCACCGATCTGGCGCTCGGCGCCTGGCTGAACCGGCTGCTGATCGGCGTGATGGTCGGGTACGCGGCGCTGGCGGCGGCCACCACGATGGTGATGGCGGCGCTGGCCCGCCGCCGCGAGCTGGCGCTGCTGCAACTGGTCGGGGTCACCCGCCGTCAGATCCGCGGGATGGTCCGGGCCGAACAGGCCGGGTTGCTCGGCACGGCGGTGCTGATCGGCGCGACGATCGCGGTGCTGACGCTGAGCGCGATCGTCAACGGACTGACCGGCAGCCCGATCCCGTACGTGCCGCCGCTCGGGTGGGCGGCGGTGCTCGGCGGTACGGCACTGCTGGCGTCGGTGAGCACGGTGTGGCCCGTCCGGCGGCTGCTCAGCGCTCCGCCGATCGACAACATCGGCCTGAAGGAGTAG